One Drosophila kikkawai strain 14028-0561.14 chromosome 3L, DkikHiC1v2, whole genome shotgun sequence genomic window carries:
- the akirin gene encoding akirin produces the protein MACATLKRALDWESMNQRPPKRRRCNPFGQAGNSASPASPSRDRDGPSTSAGLPHTPSNRFAKDTTEPSPFSEASLAKMSPDKMAENLCNEIKRLHKRKQLPITAAALERMQDSESSGSEMGPESPRRPDSPPNLMRHGEKALFTFKQVQLICESMIKERENQLRERYESVLTAKLAEQYDAFVKFTYDQIQRRYEAAPSYLS, from the exons ATGGCCTGTGCAACTTTGAAACGCGCCCTCGACTGGGAGTCGATGAACCAGCGCCCACCGAAGCGCCGTCGCTGCAATCCGTTCGGCCAGGCCGGGAACAGCGCCAGTCCCGCATCGCCGTCCCGCGACCGCGATGGTCCCAGCACCTCAGCCGGGCTGCCGCACACGCCGAGCAACAGATTCGCCAAGGACACCACCGAGCCGAGTCCATTCAGCGAGGCATCGCTGGCCAAGATGTCGCCAG ACAAAATGGCCGAGAACTTGTGCAACGAGATCAAGAGACTGCACAAGCGCAAACAGCTGCCGATCACTGCAGCCGCCTTGGAGCGCATGCAGGATTCGGAGTCGAGCGGATCCGAGATGGGACCGGAGAGCCCGCGCCGCCCGGACAGCCCACCGAACCTGATGCGTCACGGTGAAAAGGCACTGTTTACGTTCAAACAGGTGCAGCTCATCTGCGAGAGCATGATCAAGGAGCGCGAGAATCAGCTGCGCGAGCGCTACGAGTCCGTGCTGACTGCCAAGCTGGCCGAGCAGTACGATGCCTTCGTCAAGTTCACATACGATCAGATACAGCGCCGCTACGAGGCAGCGCCTAGCT ATCTGTCGTAA